Part of the Candidatus Margulisiibacteriota bacterium genome is shown below.
CCAACATACTGAGCATCTTCCAAGAGAGCATCATTAAGTATTGGTGCGCTTTTGACTGTGAAAGTAACTTTCTTACCCAGAGAGATAAGGTGTTTTATCAGTAGTCGGTCTAGAACAATTTCACCAGTATTGTCTCCTATATATAAGATAGAGTTAGCTTTATTTACTTCTACTTCCAGGGCAGCAAAATCGTTGATGGCAAAATCACGATGTGCATAATCATTTAGAATATTTTCGATGTTAAAGTTCTTCAATGCACCATAATCAATTAAATTTCCGGCTATTGCTATTTTTATGGCAGTCTTAAGTTTGTTTTCTGATTCATTGTAGAGAGCTACTGCGTGTTCATATATTTCTAAAGCCTCATCATTACACTCTTTTTTTATGTCTTTAAATATATCTCTGCCCTTAAGGTAAGTATGCATAATTTTATGAAGGTTATCCGTGAGTACTGGTGGGCTAAGTTTGGAGAAATCATTTTCATGTAATTCTTTCAGGATTTTACGGAAAGCTTCTTCTCGTTC
Proteins encoded:
- a CDS encoding ARMT1-like domain-containing protein translates to MLESAPMRAYIDCIPCIMHNIIATLNGHIESPAEREEAFRKILKELHENDFSKLSPPVLTDNLHKIMHTYLKGRDIFKDIKKECNDEALEIYEHAVALYNESENKLKTAIKIAIAGNLIDYGALKNFNIENILNDYAHRDFAINDFAALEVEVNKANSILYIGDNTGEIVLDRLLIKHLISLGKKVTFTVKSAPILNDALLEDAQYVGMDKITEVIESGCSTAGTTLAGANELFLKKLNEADLIISKGQGNFETLTEEAITKPLFHLFLCKCELIAQTFKTNKFDLMLLNNSNYSRYF